The proteins below come from a single Dehalococcoidia bacterium genomic window:
- a CDS encoding 2-oxoacid:acceptor oxidoreductase family protein — MKKDLLEVRWHGRGGQGAVTASEILAEAALEEGKYFQAFPDYGPERMGAPVRAYTRISSSPISQHCQITNPDAVVVLDPTLIGVVDFTEGLKPGGTVIVNISMSAADLKKKLNFSGGKLFTVDATRIAIDTIGRNIPNTPLVGALLSALGGVLSKEAVLDGVKKKMGSKVSEKLVKANVVAFERAYNEVKGE; from the coding sequence ATGAAGAAAGATCTACTTGAAGTACGCTGGCACGGCCGCGGAGGCCAGGGGGCAGTGACGGCAAGCGAAATCCTGGCCGAAGCCGCCCTTGAGGAGGGCAAGTACTTTCAGGCCTTCCCCGATTACGGACCCGAGCGTATGGGAGCTCCGGTCAGGGCTTACACCAGGATCAGCAGTTCACCGATCAGCCAGCATTGCCAGATAACGAACCCCGATGCAGTGGTAGTATTAGATCCAACACTGATCGGGGTCGTTGATTTTACGGAAGGGCTTAAACCGGGAGGCACGGTCATCGTAAATATCAGCATGTCCGCTGCCGATCTGAAGAAGAAGCTCAATTTCAGCGGCGGCAAGCTGTTCACGGTGGACGCGACGCGTATAGCAATCGACACTATCGGGAGGAATATCCCAAATACTCCGCTAGTAGGCGCTCTCCTTAGCGCTCTGGGCGGAGTGTTGAGCAAGGAGGCGGTATTGGATGGTGTCAAGAAGAAAATGGGAAGCAAGGTCAGTGAAAAGCTGGTGAAGGCCAATGTCGTTGCCTTCGAAAGAGCCTATAATGAAGTGAAGGGTGAATGA
- the tatC gene encoding twin-arginine translocase subunit TatC: MQDSNKQPLLAHLDELRIRLTKSVIALVIGVLLALPVARYIIPILREPVQGVDLYYIEVTGLISPYIKIVLYSALAIAGPYILYHIVMFINPALKKKEKAYLYTLLPSTIILFICGVLFCYFVLLPPALTFLYYNFPEWVGGGIQPMWTVNDYISVVTQLCFWIGVVFEIPLLMFFLSKIRVINPDWILRKWKWVVVFAFVLGAFITPTMDPVNQTLVAAPIIVLFGLGYILAKVARVGLPFRSKKSKS, from the coding sequence ATGCAGGACAGTAACAAGCAACCACTGCTGGCTCACCTTGACGAACTCCGTATTCGTCTGACAAAAAGCGTAATCGCGTTAGTTATAGGGGTTCTCCTCGCTTTACCTGTCGCCCGTTATATTATCCCCATACTCAGGGAACCTGTTCAGGGTGTTGATCTTTACTACATCGAAGTGACGGGATTGATCAGCCCCTACATTAAAATCGTTTTGTATTCCGCTTTAGCCATTGCCGGACCTTATATACTGTATCACATTGTAATGTTCATAAATCCCGCGCTAAAAAAGAAGGAAAAGGCTTATTTGTATACCTTGCTGCCTTCTACAATCATTCTTTTTATATGCGGCGTCCTGTTCTGCTATTTTGTGCTATTGCCTCCAGCGCTGACTTTCCTGTATTACAATTTTCCTGAGTGGGTAGGCGGCGGAATTCAGCCCATGTGGACGGTTAATGATTACATTTCGGTGGTCACCCAGCTATGTTTCTGGATCGGAGTTGTCTTTGAGATACCGCTGCTGATGTTCTTTCTCAGTAAGATAAGGGTGATAAACCCTGATTGGATTCTTAGAAAATGGAAGTGGGTGGTAGTCTTTGCTTTTGTGCTCGGTGCTTTCATTACACCTACTATGGATCCGGTAAATCAGACGCTGGTAGCGGCGCCGATAATAGTTCTATTTGGCCTTGGCTATATACTGGCCAAGGTAGCAAGGGTGGGATTACCGTTCCGTTCGAAGAAATCCAAATCATAA
- a CDS encoding twin-arginine translocase TatA/TatE family subunit yields MDGFFGISFWEILLIFLIGLILVGPRNLPAMAAKAGRAYRRLKRASQDLTSELTKEVGIEEDKKIENPLRKIASDFNSDLSSIKKDLNVKIDDNKKPGNKAQEQAEGSNKKT; encoded by the coding sequence ATGGATGGTTTTTTTGGCATAAGCTTCTGGGAGATTCTGCTGATATTTTTAATCGGCTTGATACTGGTCGGGCCGAGGAATCTTCCGGCAATGGCAGCGAAAGCGGGCAGGGCCTACCGCCGGCTCAAGAGGGCTTCACAGGATCTGACTTCAGAGTTGACCAAGGAAGTCGGCATCGAAGAGGATAAGAAGATAGAGAACCCGTTGCGAAAAATAGCATCGGATTTCAATTCCGATCTGAGCAGCATCAAAAAAGATTTGAACGTTAAAATCGATGACAACAAGAAGCCCGGGAATAAAGCTCAGGAACAGGCTGAAGGATCGAACAAGAAGACTTAG
- the tatA gene encoding twin-arginine translocase TatA/TatE family subunit has protein sequence MITLPFAIFAGSWGAPEILIILAIVLIVFGVGKLPQAMGAMGKGIRNFKKSAAGEDVDEGKSDAKKETAKDVESKDASDSKSS, from the coding sequence ATGATTACGTTACCATTTGCAATTTTCGCTGGTTCATGGGGTGCGCCGGAGATATTGATCATCCTGGCTATCGTATTGATAGTCTTCGGCGTGGGCAAGCTGCCGCAGGCTATGGGCGCGATGGGCAAAGGCATCCGCAACTTTAAGAAATCGGCTGCGGGAGAGGACGTTGATGAGGGGAAATCGGACGCTAAAAAAGAGACTGCCAAAGACGTTGAAAGCAAGGACGCATCCGATTCAAAATCAAGCTAG
- a CDS encoding formate dehydrogenase accessory protein FdhE: MLKKLEELGKTSLPESIELYVKLTRLQYEARSDIEIKEARPSQEEIDERVGLGIIALKFDELHLDWDKVDDLFKRALEIIGEYSSSIDAESAFQLRQAIESWYNKQSFPHDGMDEDILTVAIHSAIKPFLARWAEELLPQISQEKWRRRYCPVCGGTPNFAYLEPENGARWLCCPRCDAEWLFQRMECPFCGNAEQKELSFFADLDGRYRVYVCEKCKRYLKAVDLRKVSKDVAMPLEWINTLDLDRQACERGYKSGTYTENTSSQGEETP, translated from the coding sequence GTGCTTAAAAAGCTGGAGGAACTGGGAAAAACTTCTCTTCCCGAGTCTATCGAACTATATGTTAAGCTGACCCGCCTGCAGTACGAAGCAAGGTCAGATATAGAGATAAAAGAGGCCCGCCCGTCTCAAGAGGAAATCGATGAGAGGGTGGGTCTTGGCATTATAGCGCTTAAATTCGATGAGCTGCACCTGGATTGGGACAAGGTCGACGACTTATTCAAACGTGCTCTTGAGATAATAGGAGAATATTCTTCGTCAATAGATGCCGAGAGCGCCTTTCAGTTGAGGCAGGCAATTGAATCGTGGTATAATAAACAGTCTTTTCCGCACGATGGAATGGATGAAGATATCTTAACCGTGGCAATTCATTCCGCAATTAAGCCGTTCTTGGCGAGGTGGGCGGAGGAGTTATTGCCACAGATTAGTCAGGAGAAGTGGCGGCGGAGGTATTGTCCGGTATGCGGAGGGACGCCTAATTTCGCCTATCTAGAACCGGAGAACGGCGCGAGGTGGCTTTGCTGCCCCCGGTGCGACGCGGAATGGCTTTTTCAGAGGATGGAGTGCCCGTTTTGCGGTAATGCGGAACAGAAGGAGCTTTCTTTCTTTGCAGATTTAGATGGGCGCTACAGGGTTTATGTGTGTGAGAAGTGCAAGAGATATTTAAAAGCCGTCGATCTGAGGAAAGTTAGCAAAGATGTCGCGATGCCGCTGGAGTGGATAAATACTCTAGATCTGGACAGGCAGGCCTGCGAGAGAGGTTATAAATCTGGCACTTATACAGAAAATACTAGCAGTCAAGGAGAGGAAACTCCTTAG
- a CDS encoding cytochrome b/b6 domain-containing protein → MATSSAKSKERSHSALEGFFGHRPVPGEKVVQRYTKQERWLHWVTAVTWVILFITGLFFFVPQFGGGAVGGISGLFHRIAAVVVCGWAAVYFLRNPKSSIEGIKFAFKWGTADIKWAMAAPAYYFFGKEDKMPPQEHMNTGQKLWWLVVLACGSVMVITGALMWFFKEIITPGVFLWASTFHSIGMAALFTFAFIHVYLSVLHPKMKGIFWSMVDGTVPAHYAESHHKKWYDELMKHNKESGKGK, encoded by the coding sequence ATGGCGACTTCCAGTGCTAAATCCAAAGAGCGTTCTCACTCCGCTTTGGAGGGTTTTTTCGGACACAGGCCTGTTCCCGGAGAGAAGGTTGTGCAGAGGTATACCAAACAGGAGAGGTGGCTGCACTGGGTAACCGCTGTAACGTGGGTTATCCTGTTCATAACCGGCTTGTTCTTCTTTGTGCCTCAGTTCGGTGGAGGCGCCGTTGGAGGAATAAGCGGACTGTTTCACAGAATAGCGGCAGTGGTCGTTTGCGGCTGGGCCGCCGTTTATTTCCTGCGCAACCCGAAATCTTCCATAGAAGGGATTAAGTTCGCTTTCAAGTGGGGCACCGCCGATATAAAGTGGGCCATGGCGGCGCCCGCGTATTACTTCTTCGGTAAAGAAGATAAAATGCCGCCTCAGGAGCACATGAACACCGGACAGAAGCTGTGGTGGCTGGTGGTTCTGGCATGCGGTTCGGTCATGGTTATTACAGGGGCGCTGATGTGGTTCTTCAAGGAGATCATAACTCCCGGCGTGTTCCTGTGGGCCAGCACGTTCCATTCAATAGGCATGGCCGCGCTGTTTACTTTCGCTTTTATCCATGTGTACCTGTCAGTATTGCATCCAAAGATGAAGGGTATATTCTGGTCTATGGTGGACGGTACAGTGCCCGCTCACTACGCCGAGTCTCATCATAAGAAATGGTATGATGAGTTGATGAAACATAACAAGGAATCTGGTAAAGGGAAGTAA